ACATCAAGATttgttaatgtaaataattgatattaaaattgtttttttggattattttgttgatgttttattttttagatttgcaGATAAATTAATCCTTTCGACTCGGATAATGGCGCTTTCTACTGTGTCTGTAACCAAAATTGGAATGATTTTTGGAGgtattgttttaatttcagtaaggaatttcttttcttttttttaaattatatttttataatctaaaGCGTATTTATggctttttttaatatttattttttgggaAAATAAGAATGAACCATTGGCTGTTAAAGTTCAATTTGGAATCATGGTTATGAGTACTACGGCTAATATTTATGTCTGTACTTGGGCTGCTGATTATTTGATAACTGttgtaagtaattaatcaATCTGACCAAAAttagtttcactgtaaaaaaaatcgcgccaagtccacgttcataagactattaagaaaaaaaaatttgtttttctttacaaaagatataaaataaaaaaattaaaaaatccaagtaaccgatataattgtttatgattttcggaaattaaaaaaaattttgttgtaaatttaaaaatttaaaaaaaattttgtaacgtatttagtgtgcgtggttgcaaaatattttacttttaataaaattcgtaaaatttatttacaagactttaaaaaacttgaaatacacaatgacgcacaccaagtacgttccataaatttttaaatttttaaatttacaacaaaatttttttaatttccgaaaatcataaacaattatatcggttacttggatttttaatttttattttatatctttgtaaagaaaaaaacaaatttttttcttaatagtcttatgaacgtggacttggcgcgatttttacagtgaaactgttttggtcagattttagtatttttgtaattataataaaaattttcaattggtaccaacttaagtcTCGCGTtgactgaattttttatagcaaactatcctcttgaagctacgtttatgtaaaaataattccagcgcaccctggcgggtgtagatgcaagctgtgaaatatcttttttaactgtagtttccccatctaatgaaggattactatgcattctcgaattatttagtctgtggcagatcactttgcccatcgaaaaagtcaggatcgaaatttttgcgttgctatagtctgtgctgattaaatttagtaatttcaagtagattaattgttataagtgaatataattaattaataacagtaaaataaagtatgaattactgttataatatacaattgaggaaaaaaagtaccgtagaattaaataaaattttgcaacctcaaaataccgttctgcttacagtaaacacaatcggtagtctggcgctccgttgacaacggatttgaacggaacttggcgccagattctaccgaatctgtggattaaataagtaaaaaagaaaattttgatttttttcttaatgttaaaaaatgaaaataataatttcatgatttaaaaatttttaaggaatttttaaaatgtattttataaaaaactacaaaattaaaaagttggcattattaaatttttttctatgaactaaaatttattttatcacctCTAAATTGTTGATcaaatgtaataattaaaaatttttcataaaattacaaaataaaacgattacgtattaaaaaaaattaattctgcctttaaaattagttaaattaattcaaaaattatttaaaataaatttaccttaaaaaaaaattttttttaaattgttaagacctaatttaataaaaaaatttattaatagtcgAGCAGTACCTTGTCAGAAGAAATTTTCGGCTCTTCTTGGAAACACGAGCCAAAAGTAAGAAAAATGTGGAGCATAGTTCTCCTCAGGAGCCAAAAACCAGTTATAATAAACATCCCAGGTCTCCTAAATAATCTTTCCAATGAATACTACGCAGcggtaaatttatttcttatcacaatatgaaaataatcttaataattaatcaaatttttattttcagtttctATCGGCGGCGTTTTCCGCGTTTGCGACGATTCGTGTCGCAGTAAACTCctagaaaatgaaaaattacgcTATTTTGTAATACAACTTGCaaaatttcatagaataaATTACCGAAAGAGGAAAATAAAGCCACCATAGCTCCCGCTAGTATAAGTCTATACTAAGACACTTAAACCCTTTGTCTTCTGGTGAACTCGGGGGTCGAGTAATTACAATGTAAGCTTCAGAGCTGGCGCGGCAAGAGTTTTccctaaaaaaaatgtctgacTATAGCTGGTTATAATTATACAGGAAGCGTTTGTGAAATATTAGATGCGTTTAGTGTTAGAGCTACCTACAAAAgtgattaattattcaaaaaccGGGAGTTCACAGAACTCCCTTTGTTACTTACCTCTTGTCCTTTTACTCCAGTCGATATGAGAGAGCTCAAGTGGCTGTTAAATTTAGcgcattttaaataaaacggCAACTAGCCTTCGGTCTATATGAAAGCGTTAAGAAGTTGCGCATTTAAAGTAACTCCCGAGAAAGCTATTGAGTTTACAAAGTTATCGGTGATTCTTACCTTCACATGGCCGCCGAAGAATAATCAGTTTTGGTTCAGAGTATTGATGTGCACTAGCACTTCATTGTCGCTTTTACTTATTTGGCCGCTAGTGCTTTCGATAATCGAACACCgtaataatttgttaattgttattaaGTCTGTGATTGTAATTGGCggtattttaaattatgttgGAAAAGTAATTGTTGttagaatttatcaaaatgaattACAGGtcagtaaaaataatcattaattaataaaaaaaattactgtaattataatttatttttttttttgcagtatttttagggtaaaaaataataaacttaaatatttaagttattttaatattaaaatttacgataaataaaaattaattttaattaaatattctttttaaagTATCTAAACTCGTCATTGGAAGAATTTGTAGCGAATGCAAATGCCAAGGAAAGAAAAACTTTGCAAAAGTACGTCAACAAGTGCTGGAAATTCCAGTTTTTCTtgacgtgtttttttttcgtgatGGTAACAGCAATTGCAGCCGGCCCGGCGTTGCTGCCCCAAAAGTTTCCCACCGACGCAATTTACCCCTTTTCGGTGGAACACCCAATTGTTGCGGGGATCGTTTATTTGCACCAATGCCTGATTGGTTACCAATGCTTCTGTGCGATGGTTCTCGATTGTCAGGCAGCGCTTTTTATCTGGTTCATCAGCGTTAAATTTGACTTGCTTATAGCTGAAACCAAAACTGTCGTTACTCGTCGCCAATTTCGTCGCTACATTCAAAAGTACCAAAATTTGTTGAggtaactaattttaattgttcaaatattttttactaactaattttttattcaacattttaataataattataaataaattctatcagtgtttttttttattaatttttttttagatacgCGGAAGTAATGATTGCTCCGACCAGAATATTGGCACTTTCTACAGTTCTTGCTACCAAGCAGGGAATAATTATAAGTGGGATATTTTTGATCTCAGTAagcaatttttgttttatttttaatatttattaatttaattttaacttgtcagatatttatttgaactatttaaaatattaataagccaaaaaaaaaaaatcttttcttaattaaaaaattattttcaaagaatGCACCAACGGctgtaaaaattcaatttggaTTAATGGCGCTGagtatgataataaatatctacGTTTGCATCTGGCCGGCTGATTATTTGCTAACTATTGTAAATAACTTAATaccaattattaaataataatattttatttatttatttatttttacagtcCAGCAAAAGTTTGTCTGACGAGATATTTGGTCTGACGTGGAAGCATGACTCCAAAACAAGAGTGTTATGGTCGATAGTTCTTCATCAAGCCCAAAAACCTGTCGCTATAAATATTTCAGGCCTACTTAATACTCTCTCCAATGAATATTACTCAGCAGTGCGtcttacatttattttacaccaaatattaaatataaaaaattaatatttaatttgtattaatttcaGTTACTCTCAGCAGCATTTTCAGCTTTTGCGACAATTCGTGCCGCTGTTAATGCCTAATTAATTCTTAGAAATTAGTTACAGTAACTGACGTCCTATGTCTTCACGATTCACATTATCGCACATtgattaacaataataaataaatttttcaatctataaatcaattttaaaaaattcttatttttcaCGTATTGACGTCCGACAATGTTCTTCACAGTCCAAATCGGTAACAATAAAGAAAAACCTTTTAAAAAGCGTACTAAAGTAGCTTCTAAGGCCCGAGTACAATTCTATGcctgtaattaaaataataactagaTTCGAAACGTGCGTTAACAACTTCCGCGATAGCTATTATTTATTCAGAAGCTCCGGGTTCAGCTGGTAAGTAACTTTAGTGCATCCGCAGTCGTTATCTGACAGCCGAGCTAATAAACTGAGCTGATCAATATGAAGGCTGGCCGACGCGGATTCATTGTTACTCCAGAAACAGCTATTAGATTCACCGAGGCGTCAGTTCTTCTGACTTATATTTTCGCTCCTCAACGTGCTGATAAGTTACGACTTTTTATGTTTAGAGTACTTATGATAGCCTCGGTGCTTTTAacagttactttttttttatctttgctCCTTTCGATCCTCGAGAACTTGGACAAGTTAGTGGTAGTGATAAGATCCTTGACTTTTATGAGCAGTCTAGTTAATTACGTTATTAAAGTTGTGATTGTCAGAATATACTGCAATAAATTTaaggtatatttatataacacGAACCTTTTTTCatattacgaaaaaaatttttgattttaataattaggacgctattttattaattaatttaaagtcccaaaaaatataaatttaattaattaaattatcttaataaattaaatttaataaattaaattttttataattgttgaaaaaaaaaaaaaaaaaattataattttataatattaaattactcagaaaaataatttttaagtaatttattgtCCTGCAGAGGCTACAATCgacgttaaaaaatttcatagaaaatgCGGACAAATTTGAGAGAAAAATAATCCAAAAAAACGTCGACGAGTGCTGGAAATTTCAACTATTCGTAACAATCGGTAGCTACTTTACGACAACTGGATTTCTACTCGGACCGTTAATCCTCCCgcaaaaatttccaacagaAGCAGTGTATCCATTTTCAACGGAAAATAAACTAGTCGCGATGATTGTTTACTTACAACAGAGCATTGGTGGGTATCAAGCTGCAGCGGCGGTTGTTCTCGATTGCCAGATGGCGGTTTACCTCTGGTACTTGTGTGTAAGATTCGAGGCCCTGATTCTCCAGATGGACCACGTCGAGGATCATCTTCAGCTAAGACAGTTTATCAGAAACCACCAGTCTTTGTTGCTGTAAAATATATACTGATTAATAAGCTTGATAATTGAgattcaagttttttatttgaagatTCAGCGGTTTTTATCAACTTGTAGATTCGTCGATGAAACTATTCCTTCGATTCGGGCTGTCGTTTTCTCGACGGCCACCATCAATAAGTTCATTATTATTTGTGCTGCGGTTGTTCTTATATCAGTTaagtaaatgttattaaaaaaaaaattaactccgcaatttttgaattttttaataaataaataattacagagaaaatttatctgaaaatttgaattttaaagattaataaaaaatatttatgcaatttttttaattatttaataaataaataattacaaagaaaatttatctaaaaatttgaattttaaagattaataaaaaatatttatgcaatgttttttttaagaataaaattaaggaaaaattataaattacaccTTAATCAACAGGACGAAGGTTTGATTGAAAAACTTCAGTGTGGAGTAATAGTTATCTTTACTGCCTTAAATATTTACACGTTTATCAGGCCAGCGGACCGACTAATTGAACTTGTAAGTTAAGTTCCTGCTATTTTGTAACTATAAttaactaatattttatttttagacaaGCAACAGAATGTCAAGCAAAGTATTTAACTCATTGTTGACATTGAAccaaaaaatgagaaaaacgTGTCTTCTTATCATACATAGGACGCAGTATCCTGTGCTGATCCGCATTCCCGGTTTTCTAGAGACAGTCTCTAATCAATATTACTCATCAGTATGTCTTTGCCtttaaatttcgtaaaaaccaactttaataaaaaatacaaaatattaaaaaaaataaaaattatgttcaCAGTTTCTTTCAGCGGCATTCTCATTTTTTACAGCAATCAGAGCAGTTGTTTATTCTTAGAAGCcattattttaatagtttcacaatttataaatttatttatctaataaaattaaaagtaataaaatttataaaataaataatcaataaactttattaaaaatattaacttaccgaatttaaactaattgaaataatttctcGAGCCCAGAAAGTTTCtcttattaatggttaatatAATATCGATGTAAGCACCCCAACTGTCCAGACTTTATCGCTCTAAGAACAAATCGACACTAAAAATACTCTAGGCTTTTGTTTCTTCGTGACCTCGCGGTTGAATAATTACTATGTAACTGTTGGAGCCAGCGCAGTAAGAAGCTCTTACTAAAAATACTCTCGCCCTTTGTCTATTCCGCGAACCCCaggtcaataattataattattatacatcATCTATTGTATTCTGCGTTAAAAAATAACACCCCTCCGAGGCATCAGCGTTTCAACCCTTCCAagttttaaatagtaatatgCATCATTAATTCATAACCCTGCTGCAAGAGTAAGCGCCTCACCGTctaggaaatttaataataagtaataaatttaaccgGTCCTTTGTTCATCAACCGCTAGTATGAAACCAGCTATCAGAAGACTTGGATTTGAAAATGGGAGATTCGAAGTTACCCCAGAAATCGCTGTCTATTTTACAAGAATAACCGTCTACCTGACTTGCATCTGGGCGCCAACAGGAAGACTCAATTTGATATTCTTCGAAGCTTTTCTCTggttttctatttttttgtctctAGGACTCTGTTTCCCGCTGATAGTATCTGTGATAAAGTTCATCGATGATACCCTTGTGGTTATGAAATCATGCATCCTCATTTCGGCAATTATTCAGTTTATGCTCAAGGTCATTGTCTGCAGGATTTACCGGGACGAACTGCAGGtttgaatttgaataaatatttagtttaataattttttaaattacaaaacttTTAATCAAACAGGAGCTTGGAAGCTCATtgaatgattttataaaaaacgtAAGTCAAAATGACAGATTGTACTTACAAAAATACGTCGACAAGTGCTGGATGTTCCACGGATACATGACATGCAGTTACTACATGACGACAACCGCGGTGTTGATGGGACCCCTGGTGTTACCTGAAAATTTACCCAGTAGTGCTGTCTACCCGTTTCCAGTGGACCACCCTGTCGTTGTTGCGATTGCTTATGTTCATCAGGTCATTGTTGGGTACCAATGCTCCGCTGGAATGGCTCTCGACTGTCAAGCTGCTTTATTTCTCTGGTACTTGAGTGCCAGATTTGAAATACTTATCTCACAAGTAGAAAACGTGTCGTCTGTAAAAGAAATGGGAGATTTTGTTAGAACACATCAGGAAATTCTgcggtttatttttattcttcattttaatttactaacttttttaataaataaaatgtgtaaagagagaattttttcaaggtTCGCTGATCGGGTTATTCGGCCAATTAGATTGATTGTTCTGACGACCGTGACCATGACAAAAATTGGAATGATTTTTGGAGCCATTGTTCTTATTTTGGACGGGCCAATTACTGTTAAAGTACAGTTTACTATATTGGTTATTAGCTCGACGATTAGTATTTATGTTTCTATTTGGGCTGCTGATAATTTACTGACTCTAgtaagaaatgttttttttcttttttaaataataattagtaaatttaaatactgTAACTAATCTTTGATCGtgttacgatttttttttttaaattattataataataatatttttaaaaagtgtatcaataattttattaccaatttaacaaataattttttcttctataaatatatagtatattacacacttgtggcaagaaaatgagaaatgtctcagaacacatatatgttgcccgaggcgaagccgaggtcgacatatatgtgatctgagatatttattattttcctgccataggtttgtatactatttttctgtccgacagaggcggaaagcggcaatttcgtttagcgcagcgggccgaaagttgccactttccgcctggagggcagaaaataatttttctcccctccgggcggaaagcgtcaattttccgcccgctgcgctaaatgaaaatgccgctttccgcctccgtcaaggaaaaaaatagtattctcaccacgggcaggaaataagaaagcctcagatcacatgtttgtcgacctcgtcttcgcctcggtcaacaattacatgtaatctgagacatttcttattttcctgccctaggtaagaaatatactattaatcaaataaaaattctaattaacttaaagttttttttcatgcctactggtcaagtgactagtgaaccttattcAAGCCAAGCGATGGACATTCCATCTGCACTATTGTTCGAGAGACATTCTCTCTTTGCATTAGTTCTATGGGGTCCAtcgaacttgaatactagtaaagctggaAGTTTTGTGGTATTATCTGTTCGAGTTGTAAAGATGttaaacaaatgaaagaaaatgaaagaaaCTACATGAGAGCAAAgataaactgaaaaaataaatggggtaggttaccaagccaggaatcgaacctggatctccctggtagagctcctgacatgttatcagggagatccaggttcgattcctggcttggtaacctaccccatttattttttcaaagtttatctTTGCTCTCATGTAGTCTCtttcattttctttcatttgtttaaCATCTTTACAACTCGAACAGATAATACCACAAAACTtccagctttactagtattcaagttcgaTGGACCCCATAGAACTAATGCAAAGAGAGAATGTCTCTCGAACAATAGTGCAGATGGAATGTCCATCGCTTGGCTTgaataaggttcactagtcacttgaccagtaggcatgaaaaaaaactttaatttatatatacataatcggtcatgaagaaaaaataattctaattaacGTTTATCactaattcaaataataatatcgaGAAAATAATTTGCAGTCAAGTGAATCAGTCTCAGAGAAAATCTTCAGCACAACTGCAACGCACTCAACGATCATGAGAAAGCTCTGGATGTCAGTAATCCACAGAGTGCAAAAGCCAATAACGATAAACATTCCAGGTTTTCTAGAGTCCATCTGCAACGATTACTATGCAAAcgtaaaaatcataaaaaaaaaaaaaaaaaaaaaaaaaaaaaaaaaacgacaataataaatagaacTACTTAACAATATATTTACTGACCAATAATTGTTTCAGCTTCTTTCAAAAGCGTTTTCTCTATTCACAGCCATGCGTACCTTAGTAAGTTAATAGAAAAgctaataaacaaatttgttcatcTCACAGCTAGTCGATTCTAACTCCAATCAAACGACAAACGACGAACGATGGTtagttattcaaaaataatatatgtcaaagacaaacgaatgttagaaactaaaaaaattgctgaATAATTTCTACAGTTGCTTTTaccatcatttttttttttcacaaaaatcgACGCAACTGGTAATTTTTAGAgacaattattttcatagttCTACAActtatagttttatttatgtaataaaatgaaataataatcaaatttatgGAATAAACATtgaatagaatttattaaaaatattaatttactgaattatatataattcaaaCTAATCGAAATATCTTCTCGAGCCAAGAAAGTTTTTCTCCTTAATATCATATCGATGTAAGCACCCCAACTGCCCAGGCTTCATCGCTCCAACAAATCGACACTAAAAATACTCGAGGCTTTTGTTTCCTCGCGACCTAGGGGTTGAATTATTACTATGTAACTGTTGGAGCTAGTGCAGTAAGAAGTTCTTACTAAAAATACTCTCGCCCTTTGTCTATTTCGCAAACCCCGGGTGGATAATTATTATGTATCATCTATTGTATTCTGCGTTAAAAAATAACACCCCTCCGAAGCATCAGCTTTTCAACCCTTCCAAGTTTTAACTAGTAATAAGcattataaattcataaccCTGCTGCAAGAGTAAGCGCCTCACCGTCTcggaaatttaataataagtaaCAACTCTAGCCGGCGCTTTGTTCATCAACCGCTAGTATGAAACCAGCTATCAGAAGACTTGGATCTGAAAATGGGGGGTCTAAAGTAACCCCAGAAGCCGCTGTGTCTTTCACAAGACTCACCGTCTGGTTGACTTGCATCTGGGCGCCAACAGGAAGACTCAATTTGATACTCTTCGAAGCTTTTCTCTGgttttccatttttttgtGTCTGGGATTTTTTTTCCCGCTGATAGTATCTGTGATAAAGTTCATCGATGATACCTTTGTGGTTATGAAATCATTTATCCAACTTTCGGCAATTGTTAACTTTGTGGTCAAAGTTATTGTCTGCAGGATTTACCGGAAAGAACTGAaggtttgaatttaaattaatatttagtttaataattttttaaattacaaagcTTTTAATCAAACAGGAGCTTGGAGGGTCATtgaatgattttataaaaaacgcAAGTCAAAATGACAGATTGTACTTACAAAAATACGTCAACAAGTGCTGGATGTTCCACGGATACATGACGTGCAGTTACTACATGACAACAACCGCGGTGTTGATGGGACCCTTGGTATTACCTGAAAATTTACCCAGTAGTGCTGTCTACCCGTTTCCAGTGGACCACCCTGCCGTTGTTGCGATTGTTTATGCTCATCAGGTCATTGTTGGGTACCAATGCTCCGCTGGAATGGCTCTCGACTGTCAGGCTGCTTTGTTTCTCTGGTATCTGAGTGCCCGATTTGAAATACTTATCTCAGAAGTAGAAAACGTGTCGTCTGTAAAAGAAATGGGAGATTTTGTTAGAACACATCAGGAAATTCTgcggtttatttttattcttcattttaatttactaacttttttaataaataaaatatgtaaagaGAGAATTTTTTCTAGGTTTGCGGATCGGGTTATTCGGCCAATTAGATTTATTGTTCTTACTACCGTGACCATGACAAAAATTGGAATGATTTTTGGAGCTTTGGTTCTTATTTCAGATGAACCAATTGccattaaattacaatttagtATATTGGTTGTTAGTGCgacgataaatatttatgtttgtaCTTGGGCTGCTGATAATTTGCTGACTGtagtaagaaatattttttttttctgataataattaaaaaatttaaaatactgtAACCAATTTTTGATCGTGATAtgatttatcttttatattactattaaaaatatatttttaaaaagtgtatcaataattttttctaataatacatattaacaaatttaatcaaataaaaattgtaattaacgtttatcaataattaaaatgataatataaagacaattatttacagTCAAGTGAATCAATCTCAGAAAAAATCTTCAGCACAACTGCGAAGCACCCGCCGATCATCAGAAAGCTCTGGCTGTCAGTAATTCACAGAACACAGAAGCCAATTACGATAAACATTCCAGGTTTTCTAGAGACCCTCTCCAACGAGTACTATGCAAACGTAACTATCCtcagaaatgaataaaaataatgaagatagctttttaacaataaatttaatgcaatGACCAATAATTGTTTCAGTTTCTATCAACAGCGTTTTCCGTATTCACAGCCATGCATGCCGTAGTAAGTTAATATAAAAG
The sequence above is drawn from the Cotesia glomerata isolate CgM1 linkage group LG4, MPM_Cglom_v2.3, whole genome shotgun sequence genome and encodes:
- the LOC123262776 gene encoding uncharacterized protein LOC123262776; translated protein: MKALRSCAFKVTPEKAIEFTKLSVILTFTWPPKNNQFWFRVLMCTSTSLSLLLIWPLVLSIIEHRNNLLIVIKSVIVIGGILNYVGKVIVVRIYQNELQYLNSSLEEFVANANAKERKTLQKYVNKCWKFQFFLTCFFFVMVTAIAAGPALLPQKFPTDAIYPFSVEHPIVAGIVYLHQCLIGYQCFCAMVLDCQAALFIWFISVKFDLLIAETKTVVTRRQFRRYIQKYQNLLRYAEVMIAPTRILALSTVLATKQGIIISGIFLISNAPTAVKIQFGLMALSMIINIYVCIWPADYLLTISSKSLSDEIFGLTWKHDSKTRVLWSIVLHQAQKPVAINISGLLNTLSNEYYSAVRLTFILHQILNIRLQSTLKNFIENADKFERKIIQKNVDECWKFQLFVTIGSYFTTTGFLLGPLILPQKFPTEAVYPFSTENKLVAMIVYLQQSIGGYQAAAAVVLDCQMAVYLWYLCVRFEALILQMDHVEDHLQLRQFIRNHQSLLLFVDETIPSIRAVVFSTATINKFIIICAAVVLISDEGLIEKLQCGVIVIFTALNIYTFIRPADRLIELTSNRMSSKVFNSLLTLNQKMRKTCLLIIHRTQYPVLIRIPGFLETVSNQYYSSFLSAAFSFFTAIRAVVYS
- the LOC123263104 gene encoding uncharacterized protein LOC123263104 encodes the protein MKPAIRRLGFENGRFEVTPEIAVYFTRITVYLTCIWAPTGRLNLIFFEAFLWFSIFLSLGLCFPLIVSVIKFIDDTLVVMKSCILISAIIQFMLKVIVCRIYRDELQELGSSLNDFIKNVSQNDRLYLQKYVDKCWMFHGYMTCSYYMTTTAVLMGPLVLPENLPSSAVYPFPVDHPVVVAIAYVHQVIVGYQCSAGMALDCQAALFLWYLSARFEILISQVENVSSVKEMGDFVRTHQEILRFADRVIRPIRLIVLTTVTMTKIGMIFGAIVLILDGPITVKVQFTILVISSTISIYVSIWAADNLLTLSSESVSEKIFSTTATHSTIMRKLWMSVIHRVQKPITINIPGFLESICNDYYANLLSKAFSLFTAMRTLVS
- the LOC123263103 gene encoding uncharacterized protein LOC123263103, coding for MKPAIRRLGSENGGSKVTPEAAVSFTRLTVWLTCIWAPTGRLNLILFEAFLWFSIFLCLGFFFPLIVSVIKFIDDTFVVMKSFIQLSAIVNFVVKVIVCRIYRKELKELGGSLNDFIKNASQNDRLYLQKYVNKCWMFHGYMTCSYYMTTTAVLMGPLVLPENLPSSAVYPFPVDHPAVVAIVYAHQVIVGYQCSAGMALDCQAALFLWYLSARFEILISEVENVSSVKEMGDFVRTHQEILRFADRVIRPIRFIVLTTVTMTKIGMIFGALVLISDEPIAIKLQFSILVVSATINIYVCTWAADNLLTVSSESISEKIFSTTAKHPPIIRKLWLSVIHRTQKPITINIPGFLETLSNEYYANFLSTAFSVFTAMHAVVS